The following are from one region of the Mycolicibacterium helvum genome:
- a CDS encoding TetR/AcrR family transcriptional regulator, protein MPKRIDHRARERDVAEAAWKVVARDGVGQLSVRKVAEEAKLATGSLRRAFPTQDALRAYCLELVRERAQARVDTVDQSLPVSEFVEECLQQLLPLDDDRRLEMEVFIAIGVLALTDNALRGPYGKVHDMLAVGCSSLLRMVAHDSAPGDICDDEINTESKRLHALVDGLALHLVRQQRTEPTSWATDVLSTHLRQVRSRWQASSTR, encoded by the coding sequence GTGCCGAAACGTATCGACCACCGGGCCCGGGAGCGGGACGTCGCCGAGGCCGCGTGGAAGGTCGTCGCGCGAGACGGTGTTGGCCAGCTTTCGGTACGCAAAGTCGCCGAGGAGGCGAAGTTGGCGACAGGCTCACTGCGTCGCGCTTTTCCGACACAGGACGCTCTGCGTGCTTACTGCCTGGAGCTGGTTCGCGAACGGGCGCAGGCCCGCGTTGATACTGTCGATCAAAGCCTGCCCGTGTCAGAGTTCGTTGAAGAGTGTCTGCAACAACTACTTCCGCTCGACGACGATCGCAGACTGGAGATGGAGGTCTTCATCGCGATTGGCGTGCTGGCCCTGACTGACAACGCGCTTCGCGGCCCATACGGCAAGGTCCACGACATGCTCGCAGTCGGGTGCAGTTCATTGCTGAGGATGGTCGCGCACGACAGCGCGCCAGGCGATATCTGCGACGACGAAATCAATACCGAGTCGAAGCGTTTGCACGCGCTGGTCGACGGGCTGGCTTTGCATCTCGTGCGCCAGCAACGCACTGAACCCACCTCCTGGGCGACCGACGTTCTGTCCACACACTTGCGGCAAGTCCGCAGCCGATGGCAGGCATCTTCGACCCGATGA